The Polyangium aurulentum genomic interval AGGTTCACCCGCAGCAGATGAGCGGCTTCGTCGATCTCGTCACGCACCCGTGGATCGTCGCCATGTCCAAGGCCGTGCTCGGGCCGGACTACCAGATCGTCGAGATTGGCTTCGACGTCCCGTTCCAGGGCGCCAAGAACCAGCCGTGGCACCGCGACTTCCCCTCGCCCCGCGATACGTACGAGGACAGGCGCATCACCTCGCTCGCCTTCAACCTCACCGGCGTCGACGTCACGCCGGACATGGGGCCGTTCGAGATCGCCCCCGGCACGCAATGGGACGACGGCCGCGCGTGGAAGCACGAGATGTTTCCGCCGGAGGAGCAGTGGCCGCGGTATCAGGCGCGCGCCGTGCGCAAGTTCCCGCAGATGGGCGACGTGTCGTGTCGCTCGGCCCTGACCATGCATCGCGGCACCGCGCACGCGTCGCCGATCGCGCGGCCGGTGCTGGTCATCGGCGTCGACGCGCCGGGCGCCGGGCACGCCGCGCTGCACGACATGATGGTGACCCAGGACTTCTACGACGCGCTGCCGCAGTCGGTGCGCGATCACCTCGTCTGCCGCGTCGTCGACAAGCTCGTGCCCGTCACGCAGAAGCACGACATCGAAGGCCTCGTCATGGGGGTCGACTGACGACATCCCGCGCGGGCGGCCTTGACGGTCACCCGAAAGTCGGGGGTGGCGACTACCGCTTCCCCCGCCCGCGCACGAGGTGCTGCACCGCCTCGCCGAGGCCCTCCAGCGTGAGCTGGTACATCGGGAACACCTCGCGGATCACCTGCACGGTCCCGTGACCCCAGCCGCTCGGCGGATCGGGGTTCATCCACACCGAGCGCTCGAAGTGCTCGCGCAGGATGCGCAGCCACGCGACGCCCGGTGTCTGCGCCTCCTCGCCGTAGCCCGCCGAGCCGAGCAGCTCGTAGGGCGCCATCGACGCGTCGCCCACGAGCACGAGCTTGTAGTGCTTGCCGCACTCGTGGATGAGGTCTTGCACGCGCACCGGATCGCGGAAGCCCTCGGTCCTGTAGACCTTGCCGTAGATGCAGTTGTGGAAGTAGTAGGTCCGCAGCTCTTTCCAGTGCGTCGCGCGCTTGGCCGCGCTGAAGAGCTGCGAGACGGCGTGCGCGTACGGGTCCATCGAACCGCCGACGTCCATCATCAAGATGACCCGCGTGTTCGGCCTGCGCGGCGGTCGCGTCACCACCTCGAGCTCGCCCGCGTTCTTCGCCGTCTGGTCGATCGTCCCCTCGATGTCGAGCTCGCGATCGGCCCCCTCGCGCGCGAACGCCCGCAGCTTGCGCAGCGCCACCTCGATCTGCCGCACGTCGAGCGTCACGTCGCTCCGGTACGAGCGGTACTTGCGCGCGTCCGCCGCGTGGATCGCGCTCTTGCTCCCCGACCCGCCGCCCACCGCGATCCCCGACGGGTGATAGCCGCCGCGGCCGAAGGGCGACGTCCCGCCCGTGCCGATCCAGCGGTTGCCTCCGTCATGACGCTCGCGCTGCTCGCGCAGCCGCTCCTCGAACTGCCGCAGCACTTCCTCGAGATCGAGCGCCTGGATCGCCGCGCGCTCCTCCTCCGACAGCTCGCGCAGCTTTTTCGGATCGCGCAGCCAGCTCAAAAGTTCGTCCGCGATCGCCTTGGCCTCGACGTGCACGCCGCGGAAGTGCTTGGCGAAGGCGAGGTCGAAGTCGTCGAGGTGCGCCTCCGAGTGCACGCACAGGGCCCGCGCCACGTAGTAGAAGCCGTCGAGGGAGCTGTCGTGCAGGCCCGCCGAGAGCGCACGAGCGAGCGCGATCGCCTCCTGCGTCCCGACCGGCACCTTGCGGCTCCTGAGCTCGTAGAGGAAGTCGACGAACATTCGACGGCAAGCTTATTCGGTTTCCCCGCCCATGCCGCCCCCCGCCTCGGGAAATCCCCGTTCGGGACGGGGCCCGGCACGCTCCCCACGACCGCGCGCCCTCCCCACCGAGCGGTCTGTTGTGTATGGTTCCGAGAATGGCGAGCAAGGAAGAACTGGTTCAGGCGGTCAAGGGCATCGTCGTGTACTGGCGAGAGGGCAAGCTGGACGAGGCCTACGCCGGCTACCGTGACCTCTTCGCACGGCCCGACTTCATCGAGCACCGGCCCGAGGATCAGCGCAACGCGCTGCGGCTGATGATCATGGCCAAGGGCGCACCGCACCGCCCCACGCCCGCGATGGTCGAGGCCCATCAGGCCGCCGTCCCCTCCCTCACCGAGCTGGTCAACACGCACGGCGAGCCGGCCGACTACGAGATGCTCGGCATCTGCCACGTGATCCTGGGAGACGAGAAGACCGCGGATAAAATCTTCCGCGAGGGCCTCGCCCGCGAGCGCCAGCGCAACCCGCAGTCCGATCTTTGCGGCGCGTTCATGAAGCGGATCTCGTTCCTCTGACCGCGCACCTATCCGCGTTCCGTCCTGCTACGATGGCCCGCGCGCGCGCCCTCCCCGGCCACCACGGACGGGCCGAAAGGGCGCGAGCCGCTTGGGAGAAGCATGCACGTCATCAGCGTGGCCAGCCAGAAGGGGGGCGTTGGAAAGACCACGATCTCGCTCAATCTGGGCCTGGCTCTCGCCCGCGCGGGCAA includes:
- a CDS encoding vWA domain-containing protein, with the translated sequence MFVDFLYELRSRKVPVGTQEAIALARALSAGLHDSSLDGFYYVARALCVHSEAHLDDFDLAFAKHFRGVHVEAKAIADELLSWLRDPKKLRELSEEERAAIQALDLEEVLRQFEERLREQRERHDGGNRWIGTGGTSPFGRGGYHPSGIAVGGGSGSKSAIHAADARKYRSYRSDVTLDVRQIEVALRKLRAFAREGADRELDIEGTIDQTAKNAGELEVVTRPPRRPNTRVILMMDVGGSMDPYAHAVSQLFSAAKRATHWKELRTYYFHNCIYGKVYRTEGFRDPVRVQDLIHECGKHYKLVLVGDASMAPYELLGSAGYGEEAQTPGVAWLRILREHFERSVWMNPDPPSGWGHGTVQVIREVFPMYQLTLEGLGEAVQHLVRGRGKR
- a CDS encoding phytanoyl-CoA dioxygenase family protein, whose protein sequence is MNTLEPRRTADNGISRSPNVADTNVAESVETLYRDGIVGLKGGFSRAWVEQMREDMMTAFWDAIQRPGGAIGRGPRRWYVEVHPQQMSGFVDLVTHPWIVAMSKAVLGPDYQIVEIGFDVPFQGAKNQPWHRDFPSPRDTYEDRRITSLAFNLTGVDVTPDMGPFEIAPGTQWDDGRAWKHEMFPPEEQWPRYQARAVRKFPQMGDVSCRSALTMHRGTAHASPIARPVLVIGVDAPGAGHAALHDMMVTQDFYDALPQSVRDHLVCRVVDKLVPVTQKHDIEGLVMGVD